The region ACTTCTATATGCTAACAACTCCCTCACAGGGAAGCCTCCAGATTTATCCTTCAGGGATTAATCTACAGGGTAAAGTCTAAAGCTTTGCGTTGTGACTCTTCCCATGGGAGGCTGAGTATTTTACTGTGCGTTTTagtctgctcttgtgagaccccacctgcagtaccacggccagttctgctgcccccaacacaagaaggacatggaactgttggagcaggtccagaggaggacaaaaagatgatcagaggactgaaaAACCTCCCCTgcatggacaggctgagagagttgaggctgttcagcctggagaagagcaggttcTAGGGAGACCTTCGAGCAGCCTTCCATTACCTAAAGGGgacttacaagaaagctggggaaggactttctCCAAggtcttgtagtgataggatgagggacaatgagtctgagctggaagaggggaaattaaggccaagctggatgaggatCTGGtcagcctgacctagtgtggggtgtccctgcccatgggaggggggttggatccttgtggtcccttccaaccctgactgattctatgattctgtgattcagacaggagattaggaagaaattctttccagtgagggtggtgagacgctggaacaggttgtccaggaaggttgtggatatcccctgcctggaggtgttcaaggccttaaAGCAGGCTGGTCCAGTGGCAGGTGTCTCTGGAGATGGCAGGTGGGTAGGAAtgaggtgatctttaaggtcccttccaatccaaatcattctatgattttatgatttctgTGATATCCAAAACAGGCTCCTGACTAGGAAAGCTGCTCCCAGCTATCATGTGATGATGGATAATCAGTCAACAGCAGACCTATTCCCTGCAGGTAGCACTGTAtctgctgatggcagctccAAATAAAAGCACAGTGACATGTCTTTCTGGATGCTCTAGGCATCTTGCTCAAAATTTCTAAATAAATCTTTGTTTGTTGCCACTTATTTGAGCTGCCAATACACAACTGGGCTACCAACACCCTGAGGAAAGCCATtcctgcccagggaaggtggtggggCACAGCCATACCTGATTGCTTCGGGCATTCTCACAGACAAAAGCTTCGTAGGCTGCTGCGAATTTTGGAGCGTTGTCGTTGACATCGATGACCTTAATAGCAACTGGAACTTTGGCTTCCTGGTGTTGTTTGTCTGTGGGagtaaaacaaaagcaacataaaacagaagcaggaaaacccctcaaaaaaaaaaaaaaaacccaaacccccagctGTATCCAGGTGACAAGGAAATGGGCTATGAATAGGATTTCTGTTGAGATTAATGCACTTAGCAAACAAACACAATTAGGAAACAGGAGAATTTATAGCACTGATTCTGAAACACCTCAGTGAAATACTTACGGACTTCAACCGCAAAGACAGAGATATTATGCCAAGCCATTTCTTCCCTATCCAAAGCTTTTATTGTCTTGATATTGCCATCTTCTGCACTAATACTGAAGTATCTTTCAAGGTCTGTGTGTCGGTCGATTGAATATCTAAGGAAGATTAAGCACCAGGAATTAGAATAAAGAAGGACTGAGTAGCTTCATGCATCCAAGTTAGtttgatattattattattttgaaataaGGGGAAGTAACACACTTACTGTTGCCTTTATTATCACTGTCAAAGGGACAATGTGCATTCTTTTAAGAGGAGAtttctctgtttgctttctACATTTAGAACAATTGTTGCATCAGAATATTTGTACTAAGTGAAGATCGCTGTTCTTTGAAGTCTCTGTTAAAGTCTCCACATAGTCTCTTATTTTCATTCTCTTATAAACCATGATCAAATAgctactgaaatatttctgttttcttctgtttcacatTAATCATTAAGAGCTTTTAAGTCTTCTGATATTTGGACTATTCAGAATGTTTAAGTGATCATACCAGATTCTACCTTCCATTACCTACACAGCTTTACACAGCTCTGGTTTTCATGTCTTCACCTTGCAGTTCTTTGAAATacatttcattcattcattcattcaacATATACCCATTAACCAGAGCTTCAGAATTGAATTTACACTGAGAACATgacaaacaaaatataaaagaacTATGCAACGTAACTGCTGAAAGCAGGTCTGTGTAGGAAAGGCATTGAGGTCCTGGAATGTGTCCAGTGAGGAGTAATAAGGCtgatgaggggtttggagggtaTCATACAAGGAGAGGATGAGGtgctggggttatttagcctggaggaggctgaggggagatcttattgctgaaactacctgaaaggaggttggagtgaggtggggatcagtctcttcttccaagtaaccagtgataggatgagaggaaatgggtttaagttgtgtcagggaaggtttagactggacattgggaaaaccttctttactgagagagtggtgagatgctggaacaggctgcccagggagatgtggagtcaccatccctggaagtgttcaagaagctgtagatgggGCACTTCAAGATACCGTTCAGTGGTCATAGTAGTTAGGTTATGgatggactaaatgaccttaaaggccttttccagccttagagGTGCTATGATTTTAAGTGCTTTACAATTAACAACTAACTCTTAACAATTACTCAACATAATCTCTAAACTACTGCCTAGATTTTTATATTTTGACAAAACCTATGCTGTGAGAACAGCACagggcatttttattttatagaaGATGCAATTTAGAGTGGAGTCTGACAACACAGACATGCTTGTAGTTAGACATAGTTATGATGTGATTTCTTACTGATAGGAGCTTTGAGAAACTGATAGCTTATGgaacaagaaataaaaccaatatCCTGTACTTAAAATTATTAATGTCCTGGGTGAAATTAGAGTATCACTGTGCTTGTATAACTTGCATAACAATCCTAAAAGCTAAGGTTTAGAAAGaaacagccagctgaagcatACCTTATAGCACTGTTTGCAGCATCAGGGTCTTTGGCATGCACTTTTCCAACCACAGTACCAGATGCTGCATTTTCTTGTACTTCAAAAATATAACTTGGCTTTAAAAATACTGGTGGCTCATCAGCATCTTCCACTGATATCTTCACTGTTACTGTGTCCTTGAATGGCCCATTGCTGATGAATTTAGGATCAATGTGTACATTGGCTGCCTCTACCTTCAGACTGTAGGACTTTTTGGTTTCATAATCTAAGAGCtgtgaaaaaacacaaaaaaacaaaaaacaagaagCCAAAGCATTCCACAGTCAGGAGAATTAGAGTGTAAAAGCATCAAGCAGTCCTTTAGTATCCAATGACATAAAACAAACGTGAGCATCTGTCAACAAGCTTGGACTGAAATgtaagcatttaaaaacaaagactCAGATGGAAGGAGCTACATTCTATGTATGGAGCAGCATAGGAAGACACTCAAAATATCCCAACAGAGTCCTTGTCTTGCTCTTTGCTTGCTGAATCACTCAGAAAGTCACCTTTATTGGGAAAATTAACCTTTTCCTCACACAGCCTTCCAGGTAGCACAAAAAGAACAATGGTTAGGAAAGGAGTAACCACAAACTGTTAGGCTTGGTCTAACCCAAGCTGACAGGCATTCATTTAGAGATCTGGGTATGGCTGGAGTTGTTATTAGCTGCCTCATGAGACAGGACACAGAGAAATTAAGTAATTTGTTAGGAAAATATGAAGATGGTTTGCAGTGCCTTCATTTCTGCAGTTCTTTCTCTCCCCAGATCCCACAGTGCTTTACACAAGGGGAGGTGAAATAATGCCCCCTGGAATAATTCTTGTGGGGGGCCTGATCAAAGTCACAGCATGTCTGCTTTGTCATTGACATCAAACAACTAGAGAGCTGCAGGATTGGGAGCCTCAAAATGCAGGTGCTAGCCACAATCTATCACCACAGACTGAGTGGTGTGATAGTTTGtccatgttttaaaatacacagaagATACCCTCCCACCTATAGAGCACACACAGAAACTAAACCACAGCAGGGGTCTGACCGGAGAAGGTCTCTGGGTCTCTCCTTGAGAGACTGCCCTGATGGGCAGGGCAGGCTTTGAAGTTATGTTGCCTTCTCCATTGAGTTTTGATTATCTCCAAGAGGGACAATAGCTATCAAGATACCAAATAATAATGCTTAATGAATGAATAAGATGATTTATAATTTGCAAACTTAGAACAAGAACATTTCAAAAGATCAGACTGACTGCCTCTACATGAAATCACCTCAgtgctgtttgctgcttttctcataGCCTGTGACTCCTTCAGAACAATACTGTGGACAACGCACAGCTGAAGAATTCAAACTAGAGGGCATGAGGCTGTTCAGACTGAACATAAAGCAACAGTGAATGTCTGCTACTTATCAGCACTAGGCAAAACTTCATTAACAATGAAGCTGATAGCATGGTGTTTTACCGTGATTTTTTATTATGAACTCATTTAGTTTGAGCAATTAATCCACTGTACAGTATTTATGTAACTCTTCTGGGTTATTCTCTTCCATTCCAATTCAGCTAATGGGGAAATGGAATATTAAAGAGTTAATCACAGCTTTAGAAACAAAAGGAGTGAAATTGCATTTACTGACATTCTAGCTCATGTGGTAAAGCCCTTGGTAGCAAATCTTCTGCCAGCCACACAGGATGCCACCCAGGAGCAGGTGTTACTCACCTTCTTAAGCTTTACAACACCTTCCTGAGTCTCATAATCTGTTGTAATTTCAAACATATCCATGCCATCTCCATCAATGATGCTGTAAGCTACTAAGCCATTTTCCCCAATGTCTGGATCTTTGGCCTTCACTCTTCCTACTTCCTCTCCTGGGACAGCTGCTTCTGACACTGACATCTGGTACACACCTggtgaagggaaaaagaagcatTTAAGAGTGCAGTCTGCTCTCCAGTTGTACATTTACACATTTAGCTTGTAAGTTCCAAATAAACACAGacatatttttacattttcaaaTCTCCTGAAGGAGTGCTCTGCGAAGTAAGTcctctgagaagagaagactccaggggaccttagagctgctttccaatacctgaagagaccCTACAGGAAGACctgagagagacttttcatgagggtgtctaccagtaggaaaagggggaatggtttgaagctgagggagagcagggttagactggagcttaggaataaattcttcaacATGAGGGtgggtgagactctggaataggttgtccagggagggtATGGATGCCTCCTTTGTGGGGGGGGTGTTgaagtccaggttggatgaagccttgagcagccaagtctagttgagaggtgtccctgctcatgaaAGGGAGATTGGAATaaatgatctgtaaggtcccttccaacctaaaatgttctatgattctatgtgcaaaTCCAAGTCAGCATTTTCTAACACTTCATCAGAATTAATAAATttgaagaaaaggcaaaataaaacaaaccaaacaaaaataaaataaaataaaataaaataaaataaaataaaataaaataaaataaaataaaataaaataaaataaaataaaataaaataaaatttattctcTTCTCCATAATTGTTTTGTTGATACATAAGCACCCCAGGAACATCAGGAGACTTACACCAGGCAAGGACTTGGCTCATTACCCATAAGAACAATTGGCACATGTCATCAAAATAGGTCATTAACTCCAGAATCCAAAATTTAAGCACATAACTCATTAAGGGTTGGAGCaatgaacataaaaaaaaaaaaaaaaaaaaaagagagggagaaagaaagaaaaaaagagggaaaaaggaaaatacttgaaaaaaaaaaatcaagcactCGGCTGCTTACAGAAAAAGGTCAAAATCTGGCTTTGAGTTAAAAACCATTCCAAGTTAAGGTTTTAAGTTGGGGGTGAATGATTAAGTGCTCTTAGGCACTTCTAATAATTTTTAATCTTCTCCCAAAACACTCAGTCATGTAGCTTGAATTTGTAGTGAAAAAATCCATCATTTGCTGGAGTTACTCAACAAAATACCATATACTGGAGTCCCAGGTCAGGATTTAGTGTGAAAAGGGATGTTTGTGAAAAGGGATGTTTGTGAGGTATGCAAAACCTGGCACTTTCAGCACTTTCCTATCAGAATGGTAGAAAATTCTAagatagatttttctttttacacagtTAGGAACTGGCTTTGTCATTTAAGCTCTTGCATAAGGGTCCAGGAAGCtgcaagactggaaaaagaGCTGTTAGAGAGACAGATTCAGGACAGAGGAGAAACAGCTATGGTATGTACACTGGACTCCAAAataacaaccccaaaccatgcAGAGATGAAATGCAGAACAGATGTGTAGGTCCATTAATGTATTTTCACCCAGCTGTGAAGAGTGAATCTGTTAATGTCAGCCCTGATTAATTTTCCACATTGAAAGTAAATAGCACAGGTATAAAGAAAAGGACTTCATTTGACCACCAGCAAAACATTCCAAccattgattaaaaaaaatgcaattgtACTGAATTTAGTTTGCATTGCCAAGGTAAATGCAAGTCTTGAGGAGTATCTTGTCTTAACTTTTGCCCTCATGGACATTCACTGTTTACTGAAAATGTTTATAGAagtcattgtgagggtgacagagccctggagcaggctgcccagagaggttgtggaatttccttctctggagacattccaaacccatctgtatgagttcctgtgtgacctgctctaggtgatcctgctctggcatgggggttggactagatgatcttttgaggtcccttccaatctctaacattctgtgatcctgtgaaaacaCCACTTGCTTTTTCAAACTGTTTTTTACATCTGTCCTGTAACTACAAAAAttgtgaaactgcagcagggccaggaacAATTTCTAGTACTTTTGACCAATATTAACAGACCAGAGACCCCTCAAGAAATGGGGCTTCTTTCTCCATTAACAGAGAGGTCCAGACTATGTCTCTCTAATGATCCCATAGGTATATTTCTAATATTTCTAACACATCATGCTCCATTAGTTTCAAAAATTAAGTGTGGAGTTATGAAACTTTTTGCAATCTAAACCTGACCATAAAAAAATGCCTCACTTTGTAACACAAAACAAATAATCCAGATACTAAAGCTCTATATAAACAATCTTTCTCTGTTCACATGTGTGCTGAGATCATTCCTCCTTTACTGCCTTTTGAATCACAGAAGGccaggtaggaagggacctcaaggaccatctggtCCGACCTCTGAAGTTTTGGGTTCGTCTAACAGTACACAAACATCAGGACTAGTAGCAACAAGACCTTTACTCATATTTACTACTTACTCTGTGGGAACTTTGGTGGGTTGTCATTGACATCTGTAAGTGTAATTGTCACTTTGGTTGTCCCTGAGAGGCCTCCCATGTGTCCTCCCATATCTTTTGCCTGTATTACAACGTGATACTCTTCCTTAGCTTCTCTGTCCATGTTTGGAAGGGCAGTGCGGATAATTCCTATGAATGCAAAAGAATGTGGAACACATCAATTCTACACAGGTTCACATCACAAAAATATGATTGGATACTGTGGTTTTATCATGTATTAAAACTCAGCAATTTTGGTGGTGATGGTGCAGATTCTGTTTTCCCATCACTGTGTGTCCTGCTATGCAAGGAAAGTAGAACATAtgctcacagcttcacagattgcattgggttggaagggaccctcaaaggtcaccttgtccaaccctcctgcagtcagcaagggcaCCTCCAACTagttcaggctgcccagggccacattgagtctcAACACAGCTGAACAGAGATCAAGTCTGGAAAATGGCAGTtcagcacagcccctgccatCTCTGTCACGCCATGCCATACCACAAAAGAAATAGTGTCACCTTTCTAGTGTAATGTACCCAGAAGAGACGGGACAAACCTGCAAAAGAGCTCAGCTAGAATCAAGTGTATTAAGGAaagtatggccagcagatcaagggaggttctcttcccactctgctctgcccaggtgAGACCACAgatggagtattgtgtccagttcacAAGGGACAGGAACATACTGGAGAGTGTCCgatgaagggaatggaacatctgtctgatgaggaaaggctgagagacttggggctgtttactctggctggagaagagaagcctgagagaaGATCTTATTGAATTTatgaatatctgaagggtgggtgtcaagaagaaggggccaggcttttttcagtggtgtcctgtgataggacaagggataatggatacaaactagaacccaggaagttccccctcaacatgaagaaaaacttcttcgcTGTGAGCATGctggagcattggaacaggctgcccagagaggctgtggattctcctctggatactttcaaaactcatctggatgtgttcctgtgtggcttgccctaggttatcctgctctggcaggggagctgggacccggtgatctgcagaggtcccttcaacctctaccattctatgattctaagcagaATGAAGGATATTTTGCTGAAACAAATCAGTAAATACACCAAACCGTACTGCCTCAGTCAGAACAGTCAGTTCTTCATTTTAATGTATTCCACTTATGAGGTCCTACTCAAACAAAGTGCTCAATAATACCTGTTTGAGCTTCCACCGAGAAGTAGGGCTGACCTTCAAGAATACTGTAAACCAATTTGGCACTGTTCCCATAGGTAGGATCATCAGCATCTGAAGCTGTTACCTGAATAACTGATGTACCTAAAAATGGAAAGCAAACCCAGAAGGAATACTGTCAGAGTCAAAGATGCCTGTAAGAACCATGCAGAGAAGCTTTCAGTCACACAGCAGAACTACTTCTTAACTTTTTTATTTCCAGGTTTAGTAAacgaaaagaaaaattactcagCAATTCATATCCAACAAAACAGAGTCATACAAAAAGGTTTGCCACCAGCTGGGATGTGGATTAATGTTCTAAGCAGTGAAGATATAAATGTCAGCAGTCATGCTGCACCATTATGGGTTTTTCCCTCAGCAGTTTAAGCATTATATTGCTTCTGTCATTAGACAGCCAAAcaacagttttctttttacattttccTCAGTAAGTCTCAGAGAACTAATTCCTGTAGAAGTGTCTGAGATTGACACAAGCTCTAACAGGAGATGAAAATGGAATAGTGTGGCAGTAACTCTTTAGCTTTATTACGCAGCTCTGCCAAAGGAATGATCTTGATGTTTACCCCAGAGGATTCACACTCTATAAATTCCAGGGGACATTCACGTTGCTTCCCAGGAGGAAATGGTCCTGTTCTAAGCAGCATTGAGAGCTACTTCAAGCATGACAGTCAGTAGCTGGGGCAGGGCTTGATTTGGTCAGCAGATTAGATAAATTGACTGAGTCACTGGCTGAGCATGAAGTAAATTTTACTTTCCAAATGTCTAGATTATAAGAAATAGATAAAACTAAGACATACTGCCACCACCTTCATAGGGCCAGGAACGGAACATTTATGAGTACTTACCTACATTTGATCTCTCTGGCACATTGGCATGGTAGTTTTCATGAAGAAACTCAGGTGGGTTGTCATTTATATCTTGAACTTTCACAATGAATTCAGAAGGTGGTTCCAAAGGTCTGTTAGTGTTCCTGTCTACAGCTTGTGCTGTCAGAGTGTACTGAGCTCTCTCCTCCCGGTCCAGTGTCTTTGTTGCATGGATGTTCCCTGAT is a window of Indicator indicator isolate 239-I01 chromosome 19, UM_Iind_1.1, whole genome shotgun sequence DNA encoding:
- the CDH11 gene encoding cadherin-11 isoform X1 → MKEDNCLHAALLCLGMLCYSHAAATDTLNHTRPSLHGHHEKGKEGQVLHRSKRGWVWNQFFVIEEYTGPDPVLVGRLHSDIDSGDGNIKYILSGEGAGIIFVIDDKSGNIHATKTLDREERAQYTLTAQAVDRNTNRPLEPPSEFIVKVQDINDNPPEFLHENYHANVPERSNVGTSVIQVTASDADDPTYGNSAKLVYSILEGQPYFSVEAQTGIIRTALPNMDREAKEEYHVVIQAKDMGGHMGGLSGTTKVTITLTDVNDNPPKFPQSVYQMSVSEAAVPGEEVGRVKAKDPDIGENGLVAYSIIDGDGMDMFEITTDYETQEGVVKLKKLLDYETKKSYSLKVEAANVHIDPKFISNGPFKDTVTVKISVEDADEPPVFLKPSYIFEVQENAASGTVVGKVHAKDPDAANSAIRYSIDRHTDLERYFSISAEDGNIKTIKALDREEMAWHNISVFAVEVHKQHQEAKVPVAIKVIDVNDNAPKFAAAYEAFVCENARSNQQFITISADDKDDSANGPRFIFSLPPEIIHNPNFTLRDNRDNTASVLVRREGFSRQKQDLYLLPIVISDGGLPPLSSTNTLTIRVCGCDSNGSLLSCNAEAYILNAGLSTGALIAILACIVILLVIVVLFVTLKRQKKEPLIVFEEEDVRENIITYDDEGGGEEDTEAFDIATLQNPDGINGFIPRKDIKPEYQYMPRPGLRPAPNSVDVDDFINTRIQEADNDPTAPPYDSIQIYGYEGRGSVAGSLSSLESATTDSDLDYDYLQNWGPRFKKLADLYGSKDTFDDDS